From a region of the Abditibacteriaceae bacterium genome:
- a CDS encoding diguanylate cyclase: MNDIKSLDEVTAQLQLLRENYAAELPARIEKIRALNEHYSIRPTDTAALRELHRMAHGLSGSGKTYGFSKLSDESRALEANLLEVMEGRAAHDAVAVETHIRRMAALSLAPDGQAAPFEEHLLAAHSPWRGTENRLIYVVEDDELFATDIALQIGTFGYTVRCYENTTQLREAVESEVPAAIVADVILAEGDSAGFDAVRDVQRLSETHIPVLFISARADIDARLEGVRAGGDAYFTKPLDAADLVDKLDTLTEHEVPEPYRILVVDDEPALAAYFALTLQGAGMSTLVVNNPLKVMPALVDFRPDLILMDVYMPQCTGLELATVIRQQEDFVSIPIVFLSAEKSIDKQLAAMSSGADDFLEKPIGAEHLISSVMTRAKRSRQLRSFMIRDSLTGLLNHTTIKERLAIEVARAARGDGTISFAMVDIDNFKSINDRFGHLVGDRVIKSLSRLLNQRLRKTDIIGRYGGEEFAVILSDTDGETAEQVLDKIRVGFSQLHHRTTEVDFEVTFSCGVAEFPEFDDAAILNDAADKALYEAKRTGKNKIVRAKRTK, encoded by the coding sequence ATGAACGATATTAAGTCACTGGATGAAGTAACGGCGCAGTTGCAGTTGCTGCGTGAAAATTACGCGGCGGAATTGCCAGCGCGCATCGAAAAAATCCGCGCGCTCAACGAGCATTATTCCATTCGCCCGACCGACACGGCGGCGCTGCGCGAATTGCATCGCATGGCGCACGGGCTTTCAGGTTCGGGCAAAACTTACGGATTTTCCAAACTCTCCGACGAATCTCGCGCACTCGAAGCCAATTTGCTGGAAGTCATGGAAGGCCGGGCGGCGCACGATGCTGTAGCCGTTGAAACCCACATTCGTCGCATGGCCGCACTGTCGCTTGCGCCCGATGGACAAGCTGCGCCCTTCGAAGAACATTTGCTCGCTGCGCATTCGCCGTGGCGCGGAACCGAAAACCGTCTGATTTACGTCGTGGAAGATGACGAACTGTTTGCAACCGACATCGCGCTGCAAATCGGCACCTTTGGCTACACCGTTCGCTGTTACGAAAATACCACCCAACTGCGCGAAGCCGTCGAAAGCGAAGTGCCTGCCGCCATCGTCGCCGATGTGATTCTGGCTGAAGGCGACAGCGCGGGCTTTGATGCGGTGCGCGACGTGCAGCGCTTGTCCGAAACCCATATTCCGGTGTTGTTCATCTCGGCGCGCGCTGACATCGACGCGCGATTGGAAGGCGTGCGGGCCGGTGGCGATGCGTATTTCACGAAACCCCTCGATGCCGCTGACTTGGTCGATAAGCTCGATACGCTCACCGAACACGAGGTTCCCGAGCCGTATCGTATTTTGGTCGTTGATGACGAACCGGCACTCGCCGCTTACTTTGCGCTTACGCTCCAGGGCGCTGGCATGAGCACGCTTGTTGTAAACAATCCTCTCAAAGTGATGCCTGCGCTTGTCGATTTCCGGCCCGACCTGATTTTGATGGACGTTTACATGCCGCAGTGCACCGGATTGGAGTTGGCGACAGTTATCCGGCAGCAGGAAGATTTTGTTTCGATCCCGATTGTGTTCTTGTCAGCGGAAAAAAGCATCGACAAGCAGCTCGCCGCGATGAGTTCGGGTGCCGACGACTTTCTGGAAAAACCCATCGGCGCCGAACACTTGATTTCTTCGGTGATGACGCGCGCCAAGCGTTCGCGCCAGTTGCGCTCGTTCATGATTCGCGATTCGCTGACAGGCTTGCTCAATCACACCACTATCAAAGAGCGTTTGGCGATTGAAGTCGCGCGCGCGGCGCGCGGCGATGGCACGATTTCGTTTGCGATGGTGGACATCGACAACTTCAAAAGCATCAACGACCGCTTCGGGCACCTTGTCGGCGACCGCGTGATTAAAAGTTTGTCGCGCTTGCTCAACCAACGGTTGCGCAAGACCGACATCATCGGGCGTTATGGCGGCGAAGAATTCGCGGTCATTCTCAGCGACACCGATGGCGAAACCGCCGAGCAAGTGCTCGACAAAATTCGCGTCGGTTTTTCTCAATTGCATCATCGCACCACGGAAGTCGATTTCGAAGTCACGTTTTCGTGTGGCGTCGCTGAATTTCCCGAATTCGATGATGCCGCGATTCTCAACGATGCCGCCGACAAAGCGCTTTACGAAGCCAAACGCACCGGCAAAAACAAAATCGTCCGCGCGAAAAGAACCAAATAA
- a CDS encoding peptidylprolyl isomerase has translation MKNSRVLAALCAATVLSPVLVHADETSDSTDGVLIAQAATNKPAAKPAPVAGVAAEVNGEKIPLGDVERAVSVLRDSEPALRTGSAEANKTLENIRQQHLENLITQALLAQDARKRNIAPPKAEVDKAVTALQKGMKPEEFQKALTEDGKTTEDVRRMIVEDMSIRELSRRLTGDITVSDAEIQASYRADVALWTVPETARASHVLIAFKEGATAADKAKQLVLAKDILKQAKNPNTDFTKLAKTYSQDPGSKDQGGDVGDFDRERMVKPFADAVWANPVGSVVGPVESEFGYHIIRITGKKPSAVVPLDFQIQQGLTVREAIRARLLRGKVQTRLEAHLKTLRAAATIKKYI, from the coding sequence ATGAAAAACTCTCGTGTACTGGCGGCGCTGTGTGCCGCGACTGTTCTTTCGCCGGTTCTTGTTCACGCCGACGAAACCTCCGACTCCACCGATGGCGTTTTGATCGCTCAGGCTGCGACAAATAAACCAGCAGCCAAACCTGCGCCAGTCGCAGGTGTCGCTGCCGAAGTCAACGGCGAAAAAATTCCCCTCGGCGACGTCGAGCGCGCCGTCTCGGTTTTACGTGATAGCGAGCCAGCGCTGCGGACCGGTTCTGCCGAAGCAAACAAGACGCTGGAGAATATTCGCCAGCAGCATTTGGAAAATCTCATTACGCAGGCGTTGCTTGCCCAGGACGCGCGTAAAAGGAACATCGCGCCCCCTAAAGCCGAAGTGGATAAAGCTGTGACGGCGCTGCAGAAAGGCATGAAGCCGGAAGAGTTTCAGAAGGCGCTCACCGAAGACGGCAAAACGACGGAAGACGTACGTCGCATGATCGTCGAAGATATGTCGATTCGCGAACTCTCACGCCGTCTCACAGGTGACATCACAGTTTCCGACGCTGAGATCCAAGCTTCGTATCGCGCGGATGTCGCCCTGTGGACGGTGCCGGAAACCGCGCGCGCTAGCCACGTTCTGATCGCTTTCAAAGAAGGCGCAACCGCTGCCGATAAAGCCAAACAGCTTGTGCTGGCGAAAGACATTCTCAAGCAGGCGAAAAATCCGAACACCGATTTTACAAAGTTGGCGAAAACCTACTCGCAAGACCCCGGTTCGAAAGATCAGGGCGGTGATGTTGGTGATTTCGACCGCGAACGCATGGTCAAGCCGTTCGCCGATGCGGTGTGGGCAAATCCGGTCGGTTCGGTTGTCGGTCCGGTCGAAAGCGAATTCGGCTATCACATCATTCGCATTACTGGCAAAAAACCGTCGGCTGTTGTGCCGCTCGATTTTCAAATTCAGCAAGGCTTGACGGTGCGTGAAGCGATTCGCGCGCGCTTGCTGCGCGGAAAAGTGCAGACTCGTTTGGAAGCGCACCTGAAAACGCTGCGCGCCGCCGCAACCATCAAGAAATATATCTAG
- a CDS encoding diguanylate cyclase, whose protein sequence is MGNSKGRILVVDDDALNRIKLSTNLEEDGCEVELAKDGEQALKMLGGGSYDTVLLDLMMPVMDGFAVLEHVQNHNELQHIPFIVISAEEDMNSIVRCIEMGAADYLPKPFNPTLLRARVGACLEKKRSRDREQELFAELQERYQQLRELNQTIQEQADLLKEVSIRDELTRLYNRRHFNEQAAREFAQSQRHGHPLTMMIGDIDHFKRINDTFSHATGDDVLRQVARVLQDNTREGDILARYGGEEFVIALPQTDLEQAATVCEKLRLAIESHAWHEIHPDLRVTMSMGLNSNIQLSSYDKMIDAADELLYKAKESGRNRVCAS, encoded by the coding sequence ATGGGGAATTCTAAAGGTCGTATTCTGGTTGTCGACGACGATGCACTGAATCGGATTAAGCTTTCTACCAACCTTGAAGAAGATGGTTGCGAGGTTGAACTCGCGAAAGATGGCGAACAAGCTTTGAAGATGCTGGGTGGAGGTTCTTACGATACTGTTCTCCTCGACCTGATGATGCCGGTGATGGATGGTTTTGCTGTCCTCGAACACGTTCAAAATCATAATGAGTTGCAGCACATTCCGTTTATTGTAATTTCTGCCGAAGAGGACATGAATAGTATTGTGCGTTGCATCGAAATGGGCGCCGCCGATTATCTACCTAAACCTTTTAATCCGACGCTGCTGCGCGCACGCGTCGGCGCGTGTCTCGAAAAGAAGCGTTCTCGCGACCGCGAGCAGGAGCTTTTCGCTGAACTTCAAGAACGCTACCAGCAACTGCGCGAGCTGAATCAGACCATTCAGGAACAGGCCGACTTGCTGAAAGAAGTTAGCATCCGCGATGAGTTGACGCGACTTTACAACCGGCGTCATTTTAACGAGCAAGCGGCCCGCGAATTTGCGCAATCGCAGCGCCACGGGCATCCGCTGACGATGATGATTGGTGACATCGACCATTTTAAGCGCATCAATGACACCTTCTCCCACGCGACAGGTGATGATGTTTTGCGTCAAGTTGCGCGTGTGCTGCAGGACAACACGCGCGAAGGCGACATCCTCGCGCGTTACGGCGGCGAAGAGTTTGTTATTGCGCTTCCGCAAACCGATCTCGAACAGGCTGCGACCGTTTGTGAAAAATTGCGGCTGGCGATTGAGTCTCATGCGTGGCACGAAATTCATCCAGACCTTCGCGTTACCATGAGCATGGGCTTGAACTCGAACATCCAGTTGAGCAGCTACGACAAAATGATTGACGCCGCCGACGAGCTTCTCTACAAGGCAAAAGAAAGCGGCAGAAACCGTGTTTGTGCTTCGTAG
- a CDS encoding response regulator, protein MLQKILMVEDEGDIQQIARFALEMVGGFTVEMCSSGDEALQTAPAFAPDLILLDVMMPSMDGPTTLSKLREIPSLTNTTVVFITAKVQPDEIGQYRALGAADVISKPFDPMTLSDKVRAVHAQATAGATPAPAAQTST, encoded by the coding sequence ATGCTTCAAAAAATTCTGATGGTGGAAGATGAAGGCGACATTCAGCAAATCGCACGATTCGCGTTGGAAATGGTTGGCGGCTTCACAGTCGAGATGTGTTCCAGCGGCGACGAAGCGTTGCAAACGGCTCCGGCGTTTGCTCCCGATTTGATTCTGCTCGACGTAATGATGCCATCAATGGACGGCCCGACAACTTTGTCGAAGCTGCGCGAGATTCCTTCGCTCACGAACACAACAGTTGTTTTCATTACAGCCAAGGTTCAGCCAGACGAAATCGGGCAATATCGCGCGCTGGGCGCAGCCGACGTAATTTCTAAGCCGTTCGACCCGATGACCCTTTCCGATAAAGTCCGCGCCGTTCATGCGCAAGCCACAGCAGGGGCAACGCCCGCCCCTGCGGCGCAAACTTCAACGTAG
- a CDS encoding glycosyl hydrolase, with the protein MKHLLLLSVLCGFATEAWSQTLAKFEPEKGCYVGAFIERDFTVLGNIGAFEELTKKKHASYFTYVGYGRPFPKEWVDKVKKAGAAPHIAYEPNAGLDEVVDGTYLRSWARDAARSGVPIFLRWASEMNGPWTAYGKNPAQYREKFRLMHQIMAEEAPNVAMVWTPFAEPQSTIAQFYPGDDAVDWVGMNIYSVYVNNGDPLRPAAQKDPLEWLQFIYENYGQRKPIHISEYAATIRCRGTGEDTVDFAIEKMTRFYDGLRERFPRVKSVNYFVWDTIRAKRANNNYSFIDDGRVLATYRKLVANDHFLSKVAYDPARYAVRPKAGTTVSGSSGGRRALDMEALERSGAIANNIDIPYLRGLEDGQVVADDLTLRAQLPLNMKPRGLIWQIDGRTVALTNKSPYRITVARDRFTSGKHRARLVVLTPNGGQETSPEIEFSFAP; encoded by the coding sequence ATGAAGCATTTGTTGTTGTTGTCCGTTTTGTGCGGCTTTGCCACTGAAGCTTGGTCGCAAACTCTCGCCAAGTTCGAGCCGGAAAAGGGTTGCTATGTCGGCGCGTTCATTGAGCGCGATTTCACCGTCCTAGGCAACATCGGCGCCTTTGAAGAACTCACCAAAAAGAAGCACGCCTCGTATTTCACCTATGTCGGTTACGGGCGGCCTTTTCCCAAAGAATGGGTCGATAAAGTAAAGAAAGCGGGCGCTGCACCGCACATCGCCTACGAACCCAACGCAGGGTTGGATGAGGTCGTCGATGGCACTTATCTGCGCTCGTGGGCGCGCGATGCGGCACGTTCGGGTGTGCCAATTTTCTTGCGCTGGGCTTCAGAAATGAACGGCCCGTGGACGGCGTACGGCAAGAATCCGGCGCAGTACCGCGAAAAGTTCCGGCTCATGCACCAGATTATGGCCGAGGAAGCGCCCAACGTGGCGATGGTGTGGACGCCTTTTGCCGAGCCGCAAAGCACAATTGCACAGTTTTATCCGGGCGATGACGCTGTCGATTGGGTTGGCATGAACATCTACAGTGTTTACGTCAATAACGGCGATCCGCTGCGGCCTGCGGCGCAAAAAGACCCGCTCGAATGGCTGCAATTTATTTACGAAAACTACGGTCAGCGCAAGCCGATTCATATTTCCGAATATGCGGCGACGATTCGCTGTCGCGGAACGGGCGAAGACACCGTGGACTTTGCCATCGAGAAAATGACGCGCTTTTACGACGGCCTGCGCGAGCGTTTCCCGCGGGTGAAAAGCGTCAACTACTTTGTCTGGGACACGATTCGCGCCAAACGCGCCAACAATAATTACTCGTTCATTGATGATGGCCGCGTCCTGGCGACATATCGCAAGCTGGTAGCGAACGATCATTTCCTCTCGAAAGTCGCTTACGACCCGGCGCGCTACGCGGTGCGGCCCAAAGCAGGAACAACAGTTTCCGGCTCGTCGGGTGGACGTCGTGCGTTGGACATGGAAGCTCTGGAGCGGTCGGGCGCAATTGCCAACAACATCGACATTCCCTACTTGCGTGGTCTGGAAGATGGCCAGGTCGTCGCCGATGACCTCACGTTGCGCGCGCAGTTGCCGCTCAACATGAAGCCGCGCGGCCTTATCTGGCAAATCGACGGGCGCACTGTCGCGCTCACCAACAAATCTCCGTATCGCATAACCGTCGCGCGTGATCGCTTCACGTCCGGCAAACACCGCGCACGTTTAGTTGTTCTGACGCCAAACGGCGGACAGGAAACCTCGCCCGAAATCGAATTCTCCTTTGCGCCATAA
- a CDS encoding VanW family protein → MSNVPTRHAAVLFRTKATVLQMRRGARDVTSGVRAWPRPDGTGFNYVLAQSRSPLWNDASPAEVRLQKGKVQNLRAALRRLDGTIIPANELFSFWKQIGQATTRRGYVSGRLLREGCLIPAVGGGLCQLSNALYAAALDSGCEIVERWAHSQTVPGSSAAQGRDATVAWNYIDLRFRPQCEMQISAKLSHDELVVRFLARQPVAVQPLVPLSSLNAPTPLLNPAAHSCGSCGQSACFRHSPAQSTVEIDRTLWLLDEEWPEFEELAKQKAHEIWTPDNAGWRRWYRGAATRFAGEGAAKRAASLQGTARIAGYFAHRIDYETTHLVVAQGFLPFLWQQGALGGRSFDVLMTRLPLHELHARLDEASLRIAAPTLRDFRAPQNVVNVEREALAHARTLWTPHKALAAMFPHAQRLPWHEPKTEKQTSAISDAIFFPGPAVARNGCHAVREAALALDIEVWASGVSHEGIDFWKPAKMRVTTNWREALAVVMPSVWDNSPRLLMRALAAGVPVIATAGCGIEPREGLYLVPFGDSDSICSAIEDIREVRSKSTGLCETAPTC, encoded by the coding sequence ATGAGCAATGTGCCCACGCGTCACGCCGCTGTCCTCTTCCGCACCAAAGCCACTGTGCTGCAAATGCGACGCGGCGCGCGCGACGTCACATCGGGCGTGCGAGCATGGCCGCGTCCAGACGGCACCGGCTTTAATTATGTTCTCGCCCAATCGCGTTCACCCCTGTGGAACGATGCTTCGCCTGCCGAAGTTCGTTTGCAAAAGGGGAAAGTGCAAAACTTGCGCGCGGCTTTGCGCCGTCTCGATGGCACAATTATTCCGGCAAACGAACTTTTTTCGTTTTGGAAACAAATTGGACAGGCGACGACGCGGCGCGGCTACGTCTCAGGCCGTTTATTGCGCGAGGGTTGCCTGATTCCCGCTGTCGGCGGCGGCTTGTGCCAGCTTTCCAACGCGCTGTACGCAGCAGCGCTCGATAGTGGCTGTGAAATCGTCGAGCGTTGGGCACATTCGCAAACCGTTCCCGGCTCGTCTGCCGCGCAGGGCCGCGATGCCACTGTTGCGTGGAATTACATCGACTTACGTTTTCGGCCCCAATGCGAAATGCAAATCAGCGCCAAGCTGTCACACGATGAACTCGTTGTGCGTTTCCTCGCACGCCAACCCGTTGCAGTTCAGCCGCTCGTTCCGCTTTCGTCGCTCAATGCGCCAACGCCGCTTCTCAACCCTGCGGCACATTCGTGCGGTTCTTGCGGGCAAAGTGCGTGTTTCCGCCATTCGCCCGCACAAAGTACGGTCGAAATCGACCGTACTTTGTGGCTGCTCGACGAAGAGTGGCCAGAATTTGAAGAACTCGCAAAACAAAAAGCGCACGAAATCTGGACGCCGGACAACGCCGGTTGGCGGCGTTGGTATCGCGGCGCGGCGACACGCTTCGCAGGTGAAGGCGCAGCCAAACGCGCGGCCTCTCTGCAGGGAACGGCGCGCATTGCCGGTTACTTCGCGCATCGCATCGATTACGAAACAACGCATCTTGTCGTCGCGCAAGGTTTTCTGCCGTTTCTGTGGCAACAGGGCGCGCTCGGCGGTCGCAGCTTCGATGTCCTCATGACCCGTCTGCCACTGCATGAATTGCACGCGCGGCTCGACGAGGCTTCTCTGCGCATCGCAGCGCCGACATTGCGCGATTTTCGCGCACCGCAAAATGTCGTAAATGTCGAACGCGAAGCTCTCGCCCATGCGCGCACGTTGTGGACTCCTCATAAAGCTTTGGCGGCAATGTTTCCTCACGCGCAGCGTTTGCCCTGGCACGAACCGAAAACGGAGAAACAGACTTCCGCAATCTCCGACGCCATCTTTTTTCCAGGCCCGGCGGTTGCGCGCAACGGCTGTCACGCGGTGCGCGAAGCCGCACTTGCGCTCGATATCGAGGTCTGGGCATCGGGCGTTTCTCACGAAGGCATCGATTTCTGGAAGCCCGCCAAAATGCGCGTTACGACGAATTGGCGCGAAGCGTTGGCTGTCGTAATGCCGTCGGTGTGGGACAACTCGCCGCGCTTGCTGATGCGGGCGTTGGCGGCAGGCGTTCCAGTTATCGCCACGGCAGGCTGCGGAATCGAACCGCGCGAAGGTCTTTATCTGGTGCCCTTTGGCGACAGCGATTCGATCTGTTCCGCTATCGAAGACATTCGTGAGGTACGGTCGAAATCGACCGGACTTTGTGAAACCGCTCCAACTTGTTAG
- a CDS encoding response regulator gives MSADRESAAPKPARRVPMSRQWRLIFTALAGVLLCLVFIAGSNLSRLSQAEEIYTHSYRVTAIVHRLEDDLARWKQGARRKLDARSQQKAFATRLDNLASLTRGSAVQQRQVQRLRTAFGVWRANNSNRTALAQMQTLLTQIRAEEARLSKEQTAKQNRVQQMAGGALLLACICILALSFLIFDVVMQNTTRLVASNARLETEITDHAAAQQDLHESQACLSALIESTSDAIWSVDRNYCLTQFNKAFCNGVAEKFGVPCVVGQDLTALFDETHDDWKTLYDRALSGESFLIERVRESRGRTSEQELAFSPIIGEHGVTGATVFSRDITERKKIDRLKSEFISTVSHELRTPLTSIRGSLGLLSGEVAGKLPPAAKPLIDIASSNAERLVRLINDILDIEKIETGRVDFYLQPLDLAAVVATAIEGAKGYGVIFDVRYSLRNNLPPGARVCADADRLTQVMDNLISNAVKFSPRGGTVEIGLAVQANTWRVSVTDQGPGVPTAFQERIFDKFAQADASDTRAKGGTGLGLSICKSIVEKLGGTINYRCDAKGTTFFFDLPQWGERTLPVRSATSSLARILICEDDPDIAELLRLLLRDIGFASDIARNIKMAREFLDSTSYFALTLDLSLPDGDGVSFIRDLRSEAATRDLPIVVVSATAMQGRRRLENDMFLTGDAVGIVDWLEKPIDSSRLHRAVRRAARHLGERAHVLHIEDDPDILRVVQGILHDTADCDSAQTMAQAREKLAHEHYDLVILDVGLPDGNGLDLLPQLKGTAVPVPVVVFSARDLSRDDARETEAVLEKSRTTNTTLRATIQALLGNAVEDGTVESGKQATTLVSSTVDSEHTA, from the coding sequence ATGAGCGCAGACCGCGAAAGTGCCGCCCCAAAACCAGCACGCCGCGTCCCGATGTCGAGACAATGGCGCCTGATTTTTACCGCCCTTGCTGGCGTCTTGTTGTGTCTGGTTTTCATCGCTGGCTCCAACCTTTCGCGCCTTTCGCAAGCCGAAGAGATTTACACTCATTCGTATCGCGTGACGGCAATCGTCCATCGACTTGAAGATGACCTCGCTCGCTGGAAGCAAGGCGCGCGCAGGAAGCTGGATGCGCGTTCGCAGCAAAAAGCATTCGCCACACGCTTGGACAATCTCGCTTCGCTCACGCGCGGCAGTGCCGTTCAGCAGCGTCAGGTCCAGCGATTACGCACCGCGTTCGGCGTGTGGCGCGCCAACAATTCCAACCGCACCGCTCTGGCGCAGATGCAAACGTTGCTGACGCAAATTCGCGCTGAGGAAGCGCGCCTTTCTAAAGAGCAAACGGCGAAGCAGAATCGTGTTCAGCAAATGGCAGGCGGCGCGTTGTTGCTGGCATGTATTTGTATTCTGGCTCTTTCCTTTCTCATTTTCGACGTCGTGATGCAGAACACAACGCGTCTTGTCGCAAGCAATGCGCGTTTGGAAACGGAAATCACCGATCACGCAGCGGCGCAGCAGGATTTGCACGAATCGCAGGCGTGTCTTTCGGCCCTCATCGAAAGCACGTCCGACGCCATCTGGTCGGTCGACCGCAACTATTGCTTGACGCAATTCAACAAGGCTTTTTGTAATGGGGTCGCCGAAAAGTTTGGCGTCCCCTGCGTTGTGGGCCAAGATTTAACGGCCCTCTTCGACGAAACCCACGACGATTGGAAAACGCTGTACGACCGCGCCTTGTCCGGCGAAAGTTTCCTTATCGAACGCGTGCGCGAAAGCCGGGGCCGGACTAGCGAACAGGAACTGGCCTTTTCACCGATTATCGGCGAACACGGCGTTACAGGCGCGACGGTTTTCTCGCGCGACATCACCGAGCGCAAGAAAATCGACCGTTTGAAGAGCGAATTTATCTCAACCGTCAGCCACGAGTTGCGCACTCCGCTGACTTCGATTCGCGGCTCCCTTGGCCTGCTGTCCGGAGAAGTCGCCGGCAAACTGCCGCCCGCTGCCAAGCCGCTCATCGATATTGCTTCGAGCAACGCCGAACGGCTAGTGCGACTTATCAACGATATTCTCGATATTGAGAAAATCGAGACAGGCCGCGTCGATTTTTATCTCCAACCCCTGGACTTGGCCGCAGTTGTGGCCACCGCCATCGAAGGCGCAAAAGGCTACGGCGTTATATTTGATGTGCGTTACAGCTTGCGCAACAATCTGCCGCCCGGCGCTCGCGTCTGCGCCGACGCCGATCGCCTGACACAAGTGATGGACAACCTGATTTCCAACGCGGTAAAGTTTTCACCGCGCGGAGGTACGGTCGAAATCGGCCTTGCCGTGCAAGCGAACACCTGGCGTGTCAGCGTCACCGATCAGGGGCCGGGCGTGCCCACTGCCTTTCAGGAACGCATTTTCGACAAATTTGCCCAGGCCGATGCTTCCGACACGCGTGCCAAAGGCGGCACCGGTCTGGGCCTGAGCATTTGCAAATCGATTGTCGAAAAACTCGGCGGCACCATCAATTATCGCTGCGACGCAAAGGGCACCACGTTCTTCTTTGATCTGCCTCAGTGGGGCGAACGGACGCTCCCCGTTCGTTCGGCGACGAGCAGCTTGGCGCGCATCTTAATTTGCGAGGACGACCCCGACATCGCCGAATTGCTGCGTTTGCTGCTGCGCGACATTGGCTTCGCCAGCGATATTGCGCGCAATATCAAAATGGCGCGCGAGTTTCTCGACAGCACTTCGTATTTCGCGCTGACACTGGATTTATCGCTTCCCGACGGCGACGGTGTTTCGTTTATCCGCGACTTACGCAGCGAAGCCGCCACGCGCGATTTGCCAATTGTGGTCGTTTCGGCAACTGCGATGCAAGGAAGACGTCGTTTAGAAAACGATATGTTCCTGACCGGCGACGCCGTCGGTATTGTCGATTGGCTCGAAAAACCCATCGATTCCTCGCGCCTGCATCGTGCTGTGCGCCGCGCGGCACGACATTTGGGAGAGCGTGCACATGTGCTTCATATCGAAGATGATCCCGATATTTTGCGCGTTGTCCAGGGGATTTTGCACGACACCGCCGATTGCGACAGCGCACAAACCATGGCTCAGGCCCGCGAAAAGTTGGCGCACGAGCATTACGATCTGGTGATTCTGGATGTCGGCTTACCCGACGGCAACGGCCTCGATTTGCTGCCGCAACTGAAAGGAACAGCGGTGCCGGTGCCGGTTGTGGTTTTTTCCGCGCGCGACCTGAGCCGCGACGATGCGCGGGAAACCGAAGCCGTTCTGGAAAAGTCGCGCACAACCAACACCACGTTACGCGCGACGATTCAGGCCTTGTTAGGCAATGCTGTGGAAGACGGAACTGTAGAGAGTGGGAAACAGGCAACGACGCTCGTTAGCAGTACGGTCGATTCCGAGCATACTGCGTAA
- the pheA gene encoding prephenate dehydratase, producing the protein MNTAENNGPWEILSQVLKEERARIDALDEEIVRLLNERVGWALKVGAKKEELGLPLHDPARERLIFERLKQKNASHGGELSNIAITAIYREIISACRNAEGATRVAFLGPAGTNTQEAAVQYFGSTFSPVPCVTPDEICAQVVRGSTAGGADYGVIAIENSIEGVVMSNLDLLADTELTICAEIELLIHLCLLSNEPLDRIEKIYSHPHALAQCRAWLRSHVPSAALVPVSSTARGAEMAAQEPGTAAIGSALAGNIYNLGLGAADIEDLAGNKTRFFVVGPTTAAPAPSGQDKTSLAFQVPHKPGALVDVLGVFTARGINLSMIQSRPSRQRAWEYRFFADLQAHIRDENLRAALEDLKEHTVSVKILGSYPEAQ; encoded by the coding sequence ATGAACACCGCAGAAAACAACGGCCCGTGGGAAATTTTGTCGCAGGTTCTTAAAGAAGAGCGCGCGCGTATCGATGCTCTCGATGAAGAAATCGTTCGCTTATTAAACGAGCGCGTCGGTTGGGCGCTTAAAGTCGGCGCGAAAAAAGAAGAACTCGGATTGCCTTTGCACGATCCGGCGCGCGAACGCCTAATTTTCGAGCGACTCAAGCAAAAGAACGCGTCACATGGCGGCGAGTTGAGCAACATCGCGATTACCGCGATTTACCGCGAAATAATTTCTGCATGCCGCAACGCCGAAGGCGCCACGCGCGTGGCGTTTCTTGGCCCTGCCGGAACCAATACGCAGGAAGCGGCGGTTCAATATTTCGGCTCGACGTTTTCGCCAGTTCCCTGCGTCACTCCCGACGAAATCTGTGCGCAAGTTGTGCGCGGCTCGACAGCGGGCGGCGCCGATTACGGCGTCATCGCCATTGAAAATTCCATCGAAGGCGTCGTCATGAGCAACCTCGATTTGCTGGCCGACACGGAATTAACGATTTGCGCCGAAATCGAATTGCTCATTCATCTGTGCCTGCTTTCCAACGAACCGCTCGACCGCATCGAAAAAATCTATTCGCATCCGCATGCTTTGGCGCAATGCCGCGCGTGGCTGCGCTCGCACGTTCCTTCGGCGGCGCTTGTACCGGTTTCTTCGACAGCACGAGGCGCTGAAATGGCGGCGCAAGAACCGGGCACCGCCGCGATTGGTTCGGCGCTCGCAGGCAATATTTATAATCTCGGTTTGGGCGCTGCCGATATTGAAGACCTTGCGGGTAACAAGACGCGATTTTTCGTCGTTGGCCCGACGACTGCTGCGCCCGCGCCGTCAGGCCAGGACAAAACTTCGCTCGCGTTTCAGGTGCCGCACAAGCCGGGCGCGTTGGTCGATGTGCTTGGGGTTTTCACGGCGCGCGGTATCAACCTGTCGATGATTCAATCGCGGCCCAGCCGCCAACGCGCATGGGAATATCGTTTCTTTGCCGACTTGCAAGCGCATATCCGCGATGAGAACCTGCGCGCGGCGTTGGAAGACCTCAAAGAACACACCGTTTCGGTAAAAATTCTCGGCAGCTACCCCGAAGCACAATAA